One Streptomyces sp. B21-105 genomic region harbors:
- a CDS encoding metallophosphoesterase family protein, producing MSDSSRDTAEGAGWGGADRGAYRQLMPGRVEKISWLNPRLLWAARNGVLASWFGDPTGRTRSRLVAQRTAAGAPADKVIRRADPDRFSFMVIGDTGEGDDPQYAVVPGFLRASQGTSFAVLASDVIYPVGSADDYGPKFFRPYRDYQAPVYAIPGNHDWYEDLGAFMRVFCGDVPALSAEPAARPLTRAWLRSLLWHRPRAHDGRRLDEARALRSGAVQQAVQPGPYWAIDAGPVRIIGIDTGLLGGLDAEQGAWLREVSRGPRPKILVTGSPLYVDGEHHPCPVEGGGTVDDIVSAPEHRYVAAIGGDIHNYQRYPVRLADGRTLQYVVAGGGGAFMHATHTIPRVCVAGVTEQDFRCYPLRGDSLAFYSRLYGRRLRLRRFFALTEEEGQAVVAERLSIPPTRTPGPQVRVTRRIRLLAGLLGTGSRPERRKRFRLPVRKIYTQLFSPGSATYSPPFFKCFLRLDVTPDSVRLRCFAATGNLAQELDPPVEDEITIPLA from the coding sequence GTGTCTGACTCCTCACGCGATACCGCCGAAGGCGCCGGCTGGGGCGGTGCCGACCGAGGCGCGTACCGGCAGCTCATGCCGGGCCGGGTCGAGAAGATCTCGTGGCTGAACCCCCGGCTCCTGTGGGCCGCCCGCAACGGCGTGCTCGCCTCCTGGTTCGGCGACCCCACGGGCCGTACCCGCAGCCGCCTGGTGGCGCAGCGCACGGCGGCCGGCGCACCCGCCGACAAGGTGATCCGGCGCGCGGACCCGGACCGGTTCTCCTTCATGGTCATCGGCGACACGGGTGAGGGAGACGATCCCCAGTACGCCGTGGTGCCGGGCTTTCTGAGGGCGAGTCAGGGCACATCCTTCGCCGTCCTGGCCAGTGACGTCATCTACCCGGTCGGCAGCGCCGACGACTACGGCCCCAAGTTCTTCCGTCCGTACCGCGACTACCAGGCCCCCGTCTACGCGATACCGGGCAACCATGACTGGTACGAGGACCTCGGCGCGTTCATGCGGGTCTTCTGCGGCGACGTCCCGGCCCTGTCCGCCGAGCCCGCCGCACGTCCCCTGACCCGTGCCTGGCTGCGCTCCCTGCTGTGGCACCGGCCGCGCGCACACGACGGACGACGGCTGGACGAGGCCCGCGCGTTGCGGTCCGGGGCGGTGCAGCAGGCCGTGCAGCCCGGCCCGTACTGGGCGATCGACGCGGGCCCCGTGCGGATCATAGGCATCGACACCGGACTCCTCGGCGGCCTCGACGCCGAACAGGGCGCCTGGCTGCGCGAGGTGTCCCGGGGCCCGCGGCCGAAGATCCTCGTCACGGGCTCGCCCCTGTACGTCGACGGCGAGCACCACCCGTGCCCCGTCGAGGGGGGCGGCACCGTCGACGACATCGTGAGCGCGCCGGAGCACCGCTACGTCGCCGCGATAGGCGGCGACATCCACAACTACCAGCGCTACCCGGTGCGTCTGGCGGACGGCCGGACCCTGCAGTACGTCGTCGCCGGCGGCGGGGGCGCCTTCATGCACGCCACGCACACCATTCCACGGGTCTGTGTCGCCGGCGTCACCGAGCAGGACTTCCGCTGCTATCCGCTGCGCGGCGACTCCCTGGCCTTCTACAGCAGGCTCTACGGGCGGCGGCTGCGGCTGCGGCGCTTCTTCGCCCTCACCGAGGAGGAGGGGCAGGCCGTCGTCGCCGAACGCCTAAGCATCCCGCCCACCCGCACGCCGGGTCCGCAGGTCCGGGTGACGCGCCGGATCCGGCTGCTGGCCGGCCTGCTGGGGACGGGGAGCCGCCCGGAACGCCGCAAGCGGTTCCGGCTGCCGGTGCGCAAGATCTACACGCAGTTGTTCTCGCCGGGCTCGGCGACATACAGCCCGCCGTTCTTCAAGTGCTTCCTGCGGCTGGACGTCACACCGGATTCGGTGCGGCTGCGCTGCTTCGCCGCCACCGGAAACCTCGCGCAGGAACTGGACCCGCCGGTCGAGGACGAGATCACCATCCCGCTGGCCTGA
- a CDS encoding LLM class flavin-dependent oxidoreductase, translating to MSSTPRPLRKLGFLTIGLFDADDPGRGHETTLEVIELGERLGFDSAWVRHRHLQYGISSPVAVLAAASQRTRRIELGTAVIPLGWENPLRLAEDLATVDVLSGGRLNPGVSVGPPMHYGQVKEALYPDTADAEDFGYERVRRLLDFVRGKPATDFSGVEGFEATRRQAHTEYSSDVVQPHSPGLGRRLWYGGGSLSSARWAGEHGLNFLTSSVVKAEGPDDTRDFAEIQLSHVRAFRAAHPDGAAARVSQGLVVVPTDSASPQQRAKYEEFAAKRLPRTTSPQGPARLLFAPDLVGTSEEIAERLHAHAAFPEVDEVAFALPFTFGHEDYVQILTDMATELGPALGWRPGASV from the coding sequence GTGTCGTCGACCCCTCGCCCCTTGCGCAAGCTGGGCTTCCTCACCATCGGGCTGTTCGACGCGGACGATCCGGGACGGGGTCACGAGACCACGCTCGAGGTCATCGAGCTCGGCGAACGGCTCGGCTTCGACAGCGCCTGGGTGCGTCACCGTCATCTGCAGTACGGCATCTCCTCCCCCGTCGCCGTCCTGGCGGCCGCCTCGCAGCGCACCCGGCGCATCGAACTCGGCACCGCGGTCATCCCGCTGGGCTGGGAGAACCCGCTGCGCCTCGCGGAGGATCTGGCCACCGTCGACGTCCTCTCCGGGGGCCGGCTCAACCCGGGTGTGAGCGTCGGCCCACCGATGCACTACGGCCAGGTCAAGGAGGCCCTGTACCCGGACACCGCGGACGCGGAGGACTTCGGCTACGAACGGGTGCGCCGGCTGCTGGACTTCGTGCGCGGCAAGCCGGCCACCGACTTCAGCGGGGTGGAGGGCTTCGAGGCCACGCGGCGGCAGGCGCATACGGAATACAGCTCCGATGTGGTGCAGCCGCACTCCCCCGGTCTCGGCCGCCGCCTCTGGTACGGCGGGGGCAGCCTGAGCTCGGCGCGGTGGGCCGGGGAGCACGGCTTGAACTTCCTCACCAGCAGCGTCGTCAAGGCCGAAGGCCCGGACGACACACGGGACTTCGCCGAGATCCAGCTCTCCCACGTGCGGGCTTTCCGCGCAGCCCACCCCGACGGCGCGGCGGCCCGTGTCTCGCAGGGTCTCGTGGTCGTCCCCACCGACTCGGCCTCGCCGCAACAGCGTGCGAAGTACGAGGAGTTCGCGGCGAAGCGGCTCCCCCGCACGACCTCGCCGCAGGGGCCGGCGAGGCTGCTCTTCGCGCCGGACCTGGTCGGCACGTCGGAGGAGATCGCCGAACGCCTGCACGCCCACGCGGCGTTCCCCGAGGTCGACGAGGTCGCCTTCGCCCTGCCGTTCACCTTCGGGCACGAGGACTACGTGCAGATTCTGACCGACATGGCGACTGAGCTCGGCCCGGCCCTGGGGTGGCGGCCCGGCGCGAGCGTCTGA
- a CDS encoding aldo/keto reductase, which translates to MIDIPEYTLNDGTTLPALGLGTWPMDDAEATEAVAEALELGYRLVDTATNYRNETGVGRGVARAGVPREEIVVTTKLPGRHHGYEETLASFEESRGRLGLDYVDLYLIHWPLPRVDRFVDSWRAMIKLRDDGLVRSIGVSNFTAAHLARLEKETGVLPSVNQIELHPLFPQDELRAFHEAKGVRTQSWSPLGRGSTLLADPAVVMVAEALGVTPGQVVLRWHLQLGAVPIPKSSSPERRRANLDVVGFELSPAQMAAVAGRAHRRLGGDPEVHEEF; encoded by the coding sequence GTGATCGACATCCCGGAGTACACGCTCAACGACGGCACGACGCTCCCCGCCCTGGGGCTGGGCACCTGGCCGATGGACGACGCGGAGGCGACGGAGGCGGTGGCCGAGGCGCTGGAACTGGGCTACCGCCTCGTCGACACAGCGACGAACTACCGCAACGAGACGGGTGTCGGCCGTGGTGTCGCCCGGGCCGGGGTGCCGCGCGAGGAGATCGTGGTGACGACCAAACTGCCCGGCCGCCATCACGGGTACGAGGAGACGCTCGCCTCCTTCGAGGAGTCCCGCGGGCGGCTCGGGCTCGACTATGTGGACCTGTACCTGATCCACTGGCCGCTGCCCCGGGTCGACAGGTTCGTCGACTCCTGGCGGGCCATGATCAAGCTCCGCGACGACGGCCTGGTCCGGTCGATCGGCGTATCCAACTTCACCGCCGCGCATCTGGCGCGGCTGGAGAAGGAGACCGGGGTGCTGCCGTCCGTCAACCAGATCGAGCTGCACCCGCTCTTCCCGCAGGACGAGCTGCGCGCCTTCCACGAGGCGAAGGGCGTCCGCACGCAGAGCTGGAGCCCGCTGGGCCGTGGCTCCACGCTGCTGGCGGACCCGGCCGTCGTCATGGTCGCCGAGGCGCTGGGCGTGACCCCCGGCCAGGTGGTGCTGCGCTGGCACCTCCAGCTCGGCGCGGTCCCCATCCCGAAGTCCTCCAGCCCCGAGCGCCGGCGCGCCAATCTCGACGTCGTCGGCTTCGAGCTCAGCCCCGCGCAGATGGCGGCCGTGGCCGGCCGGGCCCACCGGCGGCTCGGCGGCGACCCCGAGGTCCACGAGGAGTTCTGA
- a CDS encoding MHYT domain-containing protein has product MEGTIDGFRYGAVTPVAAYVMACLGGALGLRCIVRTLLNPASFKPGWLALGAASIGCGIWTMHFIAMIGFQVAETRVGYHVGLTVLSLAVAVVVVGVGVFIVGYRGAGRTALSLAGAVTGLGVAAMHYLGMAAMQLNGEVSYAPLTVALSVVIAVIAATAALWAAVTIRGFLTSLGASLVMGLAVSGMHYTGMAAVSVHVHDTTASWSGDTATSLLLPMLLGPVIFLLLAGVVVMFDPLLVLGDGEWNRSARADRTDAPVEPAERPATARSWSRE; this is encoded by the coding sequence TTGGAAGGCACCATCGACGGGTTCCGGTACGGGGCGGTGACCCCGGTGGCCGCCTACGTGATGGCCTGCCTGGGCGGAGCCCTGGGGCTGCGCTGCATCGTGCGGACACTGCTCAACCCCGCGTCGTTCAAGCCCGGATGGCTGGCGCTGGGCGCCGCGTCGATCGGCTGCGGCATCTGGACCATGCACTTCATCGCCATGATCGGCTTCCAGGTAGCGGAGACCCGGGTCGGCTACCACGTCGGCCTCACGGTCCTCAGCCTCGCCGTGGCGGTCGTGGTGGTCGGCGTCGGCGTGTTCATCGTGGGCTACCGCGGCGCCGGCCGCACCGCGTTGTCCCTCGCGGGCGCCGTCACCGGTCTCGGGGTGGCCGCCATGCACTACCTGGGCATGGCCGCGATGCAGCTCAACGGGGAGGTGTCGTACGCCCCGTTGACGGTGGCGCTCTCCGTGGTGATCGCTGTCATCGCCGCGACCGCCGCCCTGTGGGCGGCGGTCACGATCCGCGGTTTCCTCACCAGCCTGGGCGCCAGTCTGGTGATGGGCCTGGCCGTGTCGGGCATGCACTACACGGGCATGGCCGCGGTCAGCGTCCACGTCCACGACACGACGGCGTCCTGGAGCGGCGACACGGCGACCTCGCTGCTGCTGCCGATGCTGCTCGGTCCGGTGATCTTCCTGCTGCTGGCCGGTGTGGTGGTGATGTTCGATCCGCTGCTCGTGCTGGGCGACGGCGAATGGAACCGGTCCGCCCGGGCGGACCGGACCGACGCGCCGGTGGAACCGGCCGAACGCCCGGCGACCGCCCGGTCGTGGAGCCGCGAGTGA
- a CDS encoding TauD/TfdA dioxygenase family protein produces the protein MTTDFDSRTGDEAARAAGVRVRPVAGHIGAEIDGVDLAAGLDDAQTAAIRAAMLRWKVVFFRGQRLDHTAHVAFARRFGEPVVPRRRGSASPPDFPEIETTADRLELGGRFGMEHEEWLRRRRHTLLRGWHCDHGARIDPPAATILRAETVPPYGGDTTWSNLAAAYAGLSAPVGEFVAGLRAEHRLGVGYQPRPGDDAYVRHLLDHQVASVHPLVRVHPETGERVLYVNGYYLEQIADLSRAESRAILDMLLEEATRPEYTVRFRWEPGSVAFWDNRATIHLAPSDNAHLGFERTMHRVMLTGDIPVGVDGEPSRAVTGTEPGLW, from the coding sequence ATGACGACGGACTTCGACAGCCGGACGGGCGATGAGGCCGCGAGAGCGGCCGGCGTGCGGGTGCGACCCGTCGCCGGGCACATCGGCGCCGAGATCGACGGCGTCGACCTGGCCGCAGGCCTCGACGACGCGCAGACCGCCGCGATCCGGGCGGCGATGCTGCGCTGGAAGGTGGTGTTCTTCCGCGGGCAGCGCCTGGACCACACGGCGCATGTCGCGTTCGCCCGACGGTTCGGCGAACCCGTCGTACCGCGCCGGCGCGGCAGCGCCTCACCGCCGGACTTCCCGGAGATCGAGACGACCGCCGACCGGCTCGAACTGGGCGGCAGGTTCGGCATGGAGCACGAGGAGTGGCTCCGGCGCCGACGGCACACCCTGCTGCGCGGCTGGCACTGCGACCACGGCGCCCGTATCGACCCGCCGGCCGCGACGATCCTGCGCGCCGAGACCGTGCCGCCCTACGGCGGCGACACGACCTGGTCCAACCTCGCCGCGGCCTACGCCGGACTCTCCGCGCCGGTAGGGGAGTTCGTGGCCGGGCTGCGCGCCGAGCACCGGCTCGGCGTCGGCTACCAGCCCCGCCCCGGCGACGATGCCTACGTCCGCCACCTGCTCGACCACCAGGTCGCCTCCGTCCACCCCCTGGTACGCGTCCACCCGGAGACCGGCGAGCGGGTGCTGTACGTCAACGGCTACTACCTCGAGCAGATCGCCGATCTCTCCCGCGCGGAGAGCCGGGCGATCCTGGACATGCTGCTGGAGGAGGCGACCCGCCCCGAGTACACGGTCCGCTTCCGCTGGGAACCGGGCAGCGTGGCCTTCTGGGACAACCGCGCCACCATCCACCTCGCGCCGAGCGACAACGCGCATCTGGGCTTCGAGCGCACCATGCACCGGGTGATGCTCACCGGTGACATCCCCGTCGGGGTGGACGGCGAGCCGTCGCGGGCGGTGACGGGAACCGAGCCCGGCCTCTGGTGA
- a CDS encoding glycoside hydrolase family 64 protein has translation MVRTNPTGLPARRWRVRTRTALRLVGAVALVGALLTFGPPAGAAVSDTVPLKITNNSGRAEQLYVYNLGTLLTTGRQGWADAGGGFHAWPAGGTPPAPAPDASIAGPAAGGSATIRIPRFSGRIYFSYGHKLDFRLTTGGLVQPAVQNPADPNRNILFNWSEYTLNDSGLWLNSTQVDMFSAPYAVGVQRADGSTLSTGHLKAGGYNGFFNALRGQPGGWANLVQTRSDGTVLRALSPLYGVETGALPANVVADYVDRVWRKYAMTTLTVTPFADRPGTKYYGRVSGGVLHFTDASGAVVTSFQKPDASSVFGCHRLLDAPNDAVRGPISRTLCAGFNRSTLLVNPDQPDTTTAAFYQDPVTNHYARKIHAQMADGKAYAFAFDDVGRQESLVHDGSPRQAYLTLDPLS, from the coding sequence ATGGTACGGACCAACCCCACAGGCCTACCCGCACGGAGGTGGAGAGTGCGCACAAGGACCGCCCTCAGACTGGTGGGAGCCGTCGCCCTCGTCGGCGCGCTGCTCACCTTCGGCCCACCGGCCGGGGCCGCCGTCTCCGACACCGTCCCCCTGAAGATCACCAACAACTCGGGCCGCGCCGAACAGCTCTACGTCTACAACCTCGGCACCCTGCTGACGACCGGCCGGCAGGGCTGGGCGGACGCGGGCGGAGGCTTCCACGCGTGGCCCGCCGGGGGCACGCCCCCCGCCCCGGCGCCCGACGCGTCGATCGCCGGCCCCGCGGCAGGCGGGTCGGCCACGATCCGCATTCCCAGGTTCTCCGGGCGGATCTACTTCTCCTACGGCCACAAGCTCGACTTCAGGCTCACCACCGGCGGGCTGGTCCAGCCGGCCGTGCAGAATCCCGCCGACCCCAACCGCAACATCCTGTTCAACTGGTCGGAGTACACGCTCAACGACTCGGGACTCTGGCTGAACAGCACCCAGGTCGACATGTTCTCCGCGCCGTACGCGGTCGGCGTGCAGCGCGCCGACGGCAGCACGCTCAGCACCGGGCATCTCAAGGCGGGCGGCTACAACGGGTTCTTCAACGCCTTGCGCGGACAGCCCGGCGGCTGGGCGAACCTCGTCCAGACCCGCTCCGACGGCACGGTCCTGCGCGCCCTCTCCCCGCTGTACGGGGTGGAGACGGGCGCCCTCCCGGCGAACGTCGTGGCGGACTACGTCGACCGCGTCTGGCGGAAGTACGCGATGACGACGCTGACCGTCACCCCGTTCGCCGACCGGCCGGGCACGAAGTACTACGGCCGGGTCTCCGGTGGGGTCCTGCACTTCACCGACGCCTCGGGAGCGGTCGTGACCAGCTTCCAGAAGCCGGACGCGTCCAGCGTCTTCGGCTGCCACCGGCTGCTGGACGCCCCCAACGACGCGGTGCGCGGACCGATCTCCCGCACCCTGTGCGCGGGCTTCAACCGCTCCACCCTGCTGGTGAACCCCGATCAGCCGGACACCACGACGGCCGCCTTCTATCAGGACCCGGTGACCAACCACTACGCGCGCAAGATCCATGCGCAGATGGCCGACGGGAAGGCGTACGCGTTCGCCTTCGACGACGTCGGGCGGCAGGAGTCCCTCGTCCACGACGGGTCGCCGCGCCAGGCCTACCTGACGCTCGACCCGTTGAGCTGA
- a CDS encoding M4 family metallopeptidase yields MRPNPRKRTAVGAALLSTAALLAVGVSAVPAAAKPAAPHPGPVRTGALPADLTPAQRTTLIKGAEARTTQTAETLGLGAQEKLVVKDVVKDNDGTVHTRYERTFAGLPVLGGDLVVHTPPASLAAGTVSTTFNNNRRTVSVGSTTATYSKAAAQAKALTAAEALDAKDPAAQSARKVIWAGEGTPKLAWETVVSGLQDDGTPSKLHVITDAATGAKLAQFEGVETGTGNSQYSGTVSIGTTLSGSTYQLNDTARGTHKTYSLNNGTSGTGTLMTDADDTWGTGSGSNTQTAGVDAHYGAQVTWDFYKNTFGRSGIKNDGVAAYSRVHYSTSYVNAFWDDDCFCMTYGDGSGSTHALTSLDVAGHEMSHGVTSNTAGLNYSGEPGGLNEATSDIFGTGVEFSAGNSSDVGDYLIGEKIDINGDGTPLRYMDKPSKDGGSADSWYSGVGNLDVHYSSGPANHMFYLLSEGSGTKTINGVTYNSPTSDGVAVAGIGRAAALQIWYKALTTYMTSSTNYAGARTAALNAAAALYGSNSTQYAGVGNAFAGINVGGHITVPSTGVTVTNPGSRTATVGTAVNLQISASSTNSGSLTYAATGLPAGLSISSSTGLISGTPTTAGSSSTTVTVTDSTGATGSASFTWTVNATGGGCTATQLLGNAGFESGNTTWTASSGVVTNSSSQAARTGSYKAWLDGYGSTHTDTLSQSVTIPSGCTNTTFTFYLHVDTAETTSSTQYDKLTVTAGSTTLATYSNLNAASGYVQKSFSLGSFAGSTVTLKFSGVEDSSLQTSFVVDDTAVITG; encoded by the coding sequence GTGAGACCCAACCCCCGCAAGCGGACCGCGGTCGGAGCGGCCCTGCTCTCCACCGCAGCCCTCCTGGCCGTCGGCGTCTCGGCGGTCCCGGCAGCCGCGAAGCCCGCGGCCCCCCACCCCGGTCCCGTGCGCACCGGCGCTCTGCCGGCCGACCTGACGCCCGCCCAGCGCACCACGCTGATCAAGGGCGCCGAGGCGAGGACGACGCAGACGGCCGAGACCCTCGGTCTCGGCGCCCAGGAGAAACTGGTCGTCAAGGACGTCGTGAAGGACAACGACGGCACCGTGCACACGCGCTACGAGCGCACCTTCGCCGGTCTGCCCGTCCTGGGCGGCGACCTCGTCGTGCACACGCCCCCGGCCTCGCTCGCCGCCGGCACCGTGAGCACGACCTTCAACAACAACCGCCGTACCGTCTCCGTCGGCTCCACGACCGCGACGTACAGCAAGGCCGCCGCGCAGGCCAAGGCCCTGACGGCCGCCGAGGCGCTCGACGCGAAGGATCCGGCGGCGCAGAGCGCCCGCAAGGTGATCTGGGCCGGGGAGGGCACGCCGAAGCTCGCCTGGGAGACCGTGGTCAGCGGCCTCCAGGACGACGGCACCCCGAGCAAGCTGCACGTGATCACCGACGCCGCCACCGGCGCGAAGCTCGCCCAGTTCGAGGGCGTCGAGACCGGCACCGGCAACAGCCAGTACAGCGGGACCGTCTCCATCGGCACCACGCTGTCAGGCTCGACGTACCAGCTGAACGACACCGCGCGCGGCACGCACAAGACGTACAGCCTCAACAACGGCACGTCCGGCACCGGCACGTTGATGACGGACGCCGACGACACCTGGGGCACCGGCTCCGGCTCCAACACGCAGACCGCCGGCGTCGACGCCCACTACGGCGCCCAGGTGACGTGGGACTTCTACAAGAACACCTTCGGGCGCAGCGGCATCAAGAACGACGGCGTCGCCGCCTACTCCCGCGTCCACTACAGCACGTCGTACGTCAACGCCTTCTGGGACGACGACTGCTTCTGCATGACGTACGGCGACGGTTCCGGCAGCACCCACGCGCTGACCTCGCTGGACGTGGCCGGCCACGAGATGAGCCACGGCGTCACCTCGAACACGGCCGGACTGAACTACTCCGGCGAGCCCGGCGGCCTCAACGAGGCCACCTCCGACATCTTCGGCACCGGCGTCGAGTTCTCCGCCGGCAACTCCTCCGACGTGGGCGACTACCTCATCGGCGAGAAGATCGACATCAACGGCGACGGCACGCCGCTGCGGTACATGGACAAGCCCAGCAAGGACGGCGGCTCCGCCGACAGTTGGTACTCCGGTGTCGGCAACCTCGACGTGCACTACTCGTCGGGTCCGGCGAACCACATGTTCTACCTGCTCTCCGAGGGCAGCGGCACCAAGACGATCAACGGCGTGACCTACAACAGCCCGACCTCCGACGGTGTCGCCGTCGCGGGCATCGGCCGGGCCGCCGCACTGCAGATCTGGTACAAGGCGCTGACGACGTACATGACGTCCAGCACCAACTACGCGGGCGCCCGCACCGCCGCCCTCAACGCGGCAGCCGCGCTGTACGGCTCCAACTCCACCCAGTACGCCGGGGTGGGCAACGCGTTCGCGGGCATCAACGTCGGCGGGCACATCACGGTCCCGTCGACGGGCGTCACGGTCACCAACCCGGGCAGCCGCACCGCCACGGTCGGCACGGCGGTGAACCTGCAGATCTCGGCGAGCAGCACCAACAGCGGCTCCCTGACGTACGCGGCGACCGGGCTGCCCGCCGGCCTGTCGATCAGCAGCTCGACCGGGCTGATCTCCGGCACGCCGACCACGGCCGGCTCCTCCAGCACCACCGTCACGGTGACCGACTCGACGGGCGCCACCGGCAGCGCGTCCTTCACCTGGACGGTCAACGCCACCGGCGGCGGCTGCACCGCCACGCAACTGCTGGGCAACGCGGGCTTCGAGTCGGGCAACACCACCTGGACCGCGTCCAGCGGCGTCGTCACCAACTCCAGCAGCCAGGCGGCCCGCACCGGCTCCTACAAGGCCTGGCTCGACGGCTACGGCTCGACCCACACCGACACGCTCTCGCAGTCGGTGACGATCCCGAGCGGCTGCACCAACACCACGTTCACCTTCTACCTGCACGTCGACACGGCCGAGACCACCAGCAGCACCCAGTACGACAAGCTGACGGTCACCGCCGGGTCCACGACCCTGGCCACGTACTCCAACCTCAACGCGGCCTCCGGCTACGTGCAGAAGTCCTTCAGCCTCGGGTCCTTCGCGGGGTCCACCGTGACGCTGAAGTTCTCCGGCGTCGAGGACTCCTCGCTGCAGACCAGCTTCGTGGTGGACGACACGGCCGTCATCACCGGCTGA
- a CDS encoding dienelactone hydrolase family protein has protein sequence MTSVQGTALDIPTGDGVADAYLAHPGDGAPRPGVLLYQDAFGLRPQLRSMADRLAEAGYAVLVPNLFYRHGRAPVMELPAFIDPAARPEIFETLYPLVLALTPELIVRDADAYLRWMEQSALVADGPVAVTGYCMGARLVLATAGAHPDRVAAAAGFHGSRLVTDAPDSPHLAAGRVTAEVYFGHADDDPGLPPEQIERFEEALTAAGVRHTCEVYAGAPHGYTQADTSSYDEQASERHWVALLDLLKRTL, from the coding sequence ATGACCTCCGTACAGGGAACAGCACTGGACATCCCCACCGGGGACGGTGTGGCCGACGCCTATCTGGCGCATCCCGGTGACGGCGCGCCCCGCCCGGGCGTTCTGCTCTACCAGGACGCGTTCGGCCTCCGGCCGCAGCTGCGGTCGATGGCCGACCGGCTCGCCGAAGCCGGCTACGCGGTGCTGGTTCCCAACCTGTTCTACCGTCACGGGCGCGCCCCCGTCATGGAGTTGCCCGCGTTCATCGACCCGGCCGCGCGGCCGGAGATCTTCGAGACGCTGTACCCGCTCGTGCTGGCGCTGACGCCCGAGCTGATCGTCCGGGACGCCGACGCCTATCTGCGGTGGATGGAGCAGAGCGCGCTGGTCGCGGACGGCCCGGTCGCGGTGACCGGATACTGCATGGGCGCCCGGCTCGTCCTGGCGACCGCCGGCGCGCATCCGGACCGGGTCGCGGCGGCGGCGGGCTTCCACGGCAGCCGGCTGGTGACCGACGCGCCGGACAGCCCCCACCTGGCCGCCGGACGTGTCACGGCCGAGGTCTACTTCGGCCACGCCGACGACGACCCGGGTCTGCCGCCCGAGCAGATCGAGCGCTTCGAGGAGGCCCTGACCGCGGCCGGGGTCCGGCACACCTGTGAGGTCTACGCCGGGGCCCCGCACGGTTACACGCAGGCCGACACGTCGTCGTACGACGAGCAGGCCTCGGAGCGGCACTGGGTCGCGCTGCTGGATCTGCTGAAGCGGACTCTCTGA